acaacaacaaaaaaatcggctgattaatcggtaccggctttttggtcctccaataatcggtatcggcgttgaaaaatcataatcagtcgacctctattATGTAATATACTCACTAATCACAATGGTGTTTGATTGAAACTTACTCCTTTAGTTTCATTCTGTCATCATCAAGCTTCTCTCCTTGAAATACGAGATGAAAGGTTCTCCATACGTATCTCCTGCGCAAGAAAagcaaaactgtgtgtgtgtgtgtgtgtgtgtgtgtgtgtgtgtgtataactatAGTTGTGAAGACAAGAAtttcccacaagaatagtaaacaaacaaaaatgttaccaactggggacattttgttagtccccagaaggccaaatgctatttctagggggttaagATTAGAATTAGTGTTTGTTTTAGGGTAAGGGAATTAGCTAGGGTTTgttttagggtaagggttaggagctagggttaggtttagggttaaggttttcGGGTTAATTTTAGGATTAGGgtaagggttacggttagggaaaataggattttgaatgggactgaattgtgtgtccccacaaggttagtgtgtgtgtgtgtgtgtgtgtgtgtgtgtgtgtgtgtgtgtgtgtgtgtgtgtgtgtgtgtgtgtgtgtgtgtgtgtgtgtgtgtgtgtgtgtgtgtgtgtgtgtgtgtgtgtgtgtgtgtgttaccagctgACGTGCTTTACCCCACCCTCCCGTTGCTGTTTCAGCTCCATGAACCTCTGGATGGCTTTCTTCAAATCCAGCACCATAGCATTCTGCACCACCACTATGGCTGATCAACACACATTGGAAtttcacttacacacacacagtatcattCATTTGACCTGCTCAAATAGAACAAAAATAAGGTATTCTACTTAGAAACATTAGTCAGAAACTCACGCATTACTTCGCCATCCGCTTTGCATACACGGACAGTCATGGCTTGGCCATACTCCAGGGCAACCTGGGAATTCACCTCCTCCAGGGTCACCTGCAGGAGAGCGACAGACAGTAGTGAGACATTGGTTAGGCTGGAGGACTTTACATCATCAAATAGATACATTTCACCAGTATGGATTAGGTCACCAACCTGAATGGGGAGATCACAGAGTAGAGGGTCCTGTACAAGGCGAGCCAGTCCTTCTTCAAAGATGTCCAGGAATTCAGAGTGTGGCAATgcttcttcatcctcctcctcatcttcctcttcaaCCTCCTCTGGTTGTTCATCCTCCACttggttcatctttccctctgcCTGTCCTAACTCCTCTTCCTTTACAGACAGTCCCTCATCCAGGTGAAGAGACTGGGTCTCCTCCCCCATCATTTACACTGTGAATAGGAGTTTGTAGCTAAAGTTGCTGACCagtttatgttagctagctagctatttcatgtaagattagctagctagataaactAACTGATATTCACACCTTATACTCTATTGATCAACGTGTacagtaaaatatatatttcGTAATTACTAAAATATACATAAAATGTAGCTTAAAAATAGAGTATATTTGGTAAAGTCTGAAGCTCTGCAATCCATGCTAAAACATTTAACGACCGGCATGTACGTCACCTACAACATACCGGAGTCAAATAGCCCGAGTGGAGGTTCTGACTTGTACCGATTTGGGATACTGCTATTTCTATCATCATTGCTCCATTTCTAGGGCTATTTTtctaatataatacagtatagttAACTTTAAATataaattataattattttaacAAAGAACCATAAAGAAAGAGCAAATGTTTCTTACCGAACCTTTTTAGATGTAACAACGTTTCACCAGGAGCGTGGAGGTCAACAACGTTGTCAGGGATTTCGTAATTTAGTTAAATGATTGAAATAGATGTATAAACCTAACCACATTGTGAGATCGATGCTGACCAATTTAGTCAAAAGAATATGCTTCTGTTTTGTCCAACATGTGGGAATGTGTTGATTGTAGAGGAAGGACAGAAGTGCTATCGATTCGCCTGCAACACATGTCCGTACGTGCATAACATTACTAGGAAGGTAAAACTAACTTTTACTTAATTCCTAGACTTATTGCCAAGTAACTGATGTGTCTGTCATGTGTTCTCTCTTACAATGTGTCATTTTAAAACGTATTGATACATTAACATGTCCATCTTTCCCATAGGTAAACAACAGGAAGTATCCCAAACTGAAAGAGGTTGATGATGTGCTTGGTGGAGCTGCAGCCTGGGAAAATGTGGATTCCACGCCAGGTAAATTACCAAATCACCTGTATAATTTAGCTAACATTTCAATCATTCTGTGGTCACTGGTCATCCACGCCTAAAATGATAGAACACTGGCTGGATTGTAGCCCAATGGCTGGCAGATGGCATAGCTGGATTAGATTTTCCCAGACGCCTCTGTCCTGTGTCCACCACCGGACCTATAGAGGACAGGTGGTCCAAATGGGAAATATTCACTGTTACTTATAGCCAGGTATGTATTTACTCTAACCCACGTTTTGTGTTCTTTAGAAAAATGTCCCAAGTGTGAGCACCCCCGAGCATTCTTCATGCAGATTCAGACGAGATCTGCAGATGAACCGATGACAACGTTCTACAAATGCTGCAATTATGAGTGTGGACATCGCTGGAGAGACTAAATTAGTGTTCAGTTGGATCTCTACTTGAGGACACTAGTTGAGTCAGCTAACCAGGTTTTATAGGGTATGTGCTGTAGCCAAATCTTCTGTTGTCATGCCAGACAGCTTTGGCATAACAGTGAATAAACAGATAGGAGTTTGctaatagcacaaacagactggaccACATGCCTTCTTGTTTCCCCAAGCGTGTTGGGGAAAAATTAGCAAGAGTTGATGTAATATACACTTCTACCAAATGTGCTTCATACACAAGAGTATGTCCTTACTTTATTTAGCATTGTGATTAGTTAACTTCTCTGTGTTGTGTTTCCTATTACATTCAGAAGTCACTTCCAATTTATAGCTGAAGATACATAATTTATGTTTGAGTAGTTGCCAAATGGCCAGAATCCATTGTTGGAGTCCTTATTTTATTTCTCCTAGATGTTTTACATACTATAAAAATGACTGTTTT
This genomic stretch from Salmo trutta chromosome 32, fSalTru1.1, whole genome shotgun sequence harbors:
- the LOC115171209 gene encoding DNA-directed RNA polymerase III subunit RPC10; the encoded protein is MLLFCPTCGNVLIVEEGQKCYRFACNTCPYVHNITRKVNNRKYPKLKEVDDVLGGAAAWENVDSTPEKCPKCEHPRAFFMQIQTRSADEPMTTFYKCCNYECGHRWRD
- the LOC115171206 gene encoding U11/U12 small nuclear ribonucleoprotein 25 kDa protein; this encodes MMGEETQSLHLDEGLSVKEEELGQAEGKMNQVEDEQPEEVEEEDEEEDEEALPHSEFLDIFEEGLARLVQDPLLCDLPIQVTLEEVNSQVALEYGQAMTVRVCKADGEVMPIVVVQNAMVLDLKKAIQRFMELKQQREGGVKHVSWRYVWRTFHLVFQGEKLDDDRMKLKDYGIRNRDEVTFMKRLRKK